Proteins from one Emys orbicularis isolate rEmyOrb1 chromosome 2, rEmyOrb1.hap1, whole genome shotgun sequence genomic window:
- the ANXA13 gene encoding annexin A13, whose translation MANNRKHSIIRPAEGPTEFCPTIRRHHDFDAERDAKKLQKACKGMGTDETAIIEILSNRSSDQRQQVKQKYKTMYGKDLEEVLKGELSGNFEKTALALLDRPCEYDARELRKAMKGAGTDESVLIEILCTRVNKQIVDIKDAYKRLFERDLESDVKSDTSGSLRKILVSVLQASRDEGLEINAELAEQDAKDLYEAGEGCWGTDELVFNVVLAKRNYMQLRATFQAYEKLKGKDIEDAIKSETSGDLEKAFLTLVRCARDCQGYFATRLYEAMKGAGTEEETLIRILVTRAEIDLQTIKEKFQKMYNKSLVEAIKSDTSGDFRKLLVALLH comes from the exons CCAACCATTCGGCGCCATCATGATTTCGATGCAGAACGGGATGCCAAGAAACTACAAAAAGCTTGCAAAGGGATGG GAACAGATGAAACAGCAATTATTGAAATCCTATCAAATCGATCATCAGACCAGAGGCAACAAGTAAAACAGAAGTACAAGACCATGTATGgcaag GATTTGGAAGAGGTACTGAAAGGAGAACTAAGTGGGAATTTTGAAAAGACAGCCTTGGCTCTGTTGGATCGTCCATGTGAATATGATGCCAGAGAGCTTCGGAAAGCAATGAAAGGCGCAGGAACTGATGAATCGGTGCTGATTGAGATTCTTTGCACCAGGGTCAATAAG CAAATTGTAGACATAAAGGATGCATACAAAAGGC tCTTTGAGCGGGATCTAGAATCTGATGTAAAAAGCGACACAAGTGGCTCCCTAAGGAAGATTCTGGTTTCTGTGCTACAG GCTAGCCGAGATGAAGGGCTGGAGATCAATGCAGAGCTTGCTGAGCAAGATGCCAAAGACCTGTATGAA GCAGGGGAAGGCTGCTGGGGAACAGACGAATTGGTTTTCAATGTTGTCTTAGCAAAGAGAAACTACATGCAGCTAAGAGCTACCTTTCAAGCTTATGAAAAG CTGAAGGGGAAAGACATTGAAGATGCCATTAAAAGTGAAACATCTGGAGATTTGGAGAAGGCCTTTCTCACTCTTG TGAGATGTGCAAGAGATTGCCAAGGCTACTTTGCCACCCGTCTGTATGAGGCAATGAAGGGCGCAGGGACAGAGGAGGAGACTTTGATTCGCATTCTCGTGACTCGGGCTGAG ATTGACCTTCAAACAATAAAGGAGAAGTTCCAGAAAATGTACAACAAGTCCTTAGTGGAGGCCATCAAATCAGACACCTCTGGGGACTTCAGAAAGCTGCTAGTGGCACTGCTACACTAA